From a single Aquincola tertiaricarbonis genomic region:
- a CDS encoding ATP-grasp domain-containing protein, whose amino-acid sequence MRVAIFTDEVGWHTRQLQAALRLRGAVGRCIDLADCHVDTTAAWHGLVIPGFGRALPDAALVRGIAAGSFEAVTKRLGVLHALRALGVPVYNEGQAIERSVDKSMTSLLLQAAGVATPPTWATESAAQAQRIVMRESAAGHALVLKPLFGSQGKGLMRVGLVDGTHVPLPPMQQVAGRLAYLQRFVPQADATRPGFDWRVLVVGGRAITAMRRVSPHWIHNVAQGARCEPAPLEDGLVQAAEAAAGALQMDYAGVDLIPSPQGIQVLEVNGVAAWRGLQQVTRFNIAQALVADLMDRKMAQALQRRA is encoded by the coding sequence ATGAGGGTGGCCATCTTCACCGACGAGGTGGGCTGGCACACCCGGCAGCTGCAGGCCGCGCTGCGGCTGCGCGGCGCGGTGGGGCGCTGCATCGACCTGGCCGATTGCCATGTGGACACCACCGCCGCCTGGCATGGCCTGGTGATCCCCGGCTTTGGCCGGGCGCTGCCCGATGCGGCCCTGGTGCGCGGCATCGCGGCCGGCAGCTTCGAGGCGGTGACCAAGCGCCTGGGCGTGCTGCATGCGCTGCGGGCGCTGGGCGTGCCCGTCTACAACGAAGGTCAGGCCATTGAGCGCAGCGTCGACAAGTCGATGACCAGCCTGCTGCTGCAGGCCGCGGGCGTGGCCACGCCGCCTACCTGGGCCACCGAATCGGCCGCCCAGGCGCAGCGCATCGTGATGCGCGAAAGCGCCGCCGGCCATGCGCTGGTGCTCAAGCCGCTGTTCGGCTCGCAGGGCAAGGGCTTGATGCGCGTGGGCCTGGTCGATGGCACACACGTGCCGCTGCCGCCGATGCAGCAGGTGGCCGGGCGCCTGGCCTACCTGCAGCGCTTCGTGCCGCAGGCCGATGCCACGCGCCCCGGCTTCGACTGGCGGGTGCTGGTGGTGGGCGGCCGCGCCATCACCGCGATGCGCCGCGTCAGCCCGCACTGGATCCACAACGTGGCCCAGGGCGCGCGCTGCGAGCCTGCGCCGCTGGAAGACGGCCTGGTGCAAGCCGCCGAAGCCGCGGCCGGCGCGCTGCAGATGGACTATGCGGGTGTGGACCTGATCCCGTCGCCGCAGGGCATCCAGGTGCTGGAAGTCAACGGCGTGGCGGCCTGGCGCGGGCTGCAGCAGGTCACGCGCTTCAACATCGCGCAGGCGCTGGTGGCCGACCTGATGGACCGCAAGATGGCGCAAGCCCTGCAGCGCCGCGCATGA
- a CDS encoding triphosphoribosyl-dephospho-CoA synthase → MRPQDANAAARAAFVRACTLDVMVRKPGNVSVASAGHGMQAQQFIASARAASQPLFEPGAPVGARIEGAVRASWAAAGCNTNLGIVLLCAPLAAAFEQQAGGAATGLRAALARTLQALDLDDAAAAFRAIAHANPGGLGQAPQQDVHAAPTLGLREAMALAAHRDFIARQYQSDFAALFDIGLPALPSSFSLMADGTAAETSAAVQAVYLAWLAAVPDSHIVRKHGEAVAHSVMTAAQGWQCSAAAQAGQLDADPAFIAWDEALKSRRINPGTTADLTVATLLLHGLQALLQQPWPAWHGT, encoded by the coding sequence ATGAGGCCCCAGGACGCGAACGCCGCTGCCCGGGCCGCCTTCGTGCGCGCCTGCACGCTGGACGTGATGGTGCGCAAGCCCGGCAACGTGAGCGTGGCTTCGGCCGGCCATGGCATGCAGGCGCAGCAGTTCATCGCCAGCGCACGGGCGGCATCGCAGCCCTTGTTCGAGCCTGGCGCGCCCGTGGGTGCCCGCATCGAAGGCGCGGTGCGTGCCAGCTGGGCCGCGGCCGGCTGCAACACCAACCTGGGCATCGTGCTGCTGTGCGCGCCGCTGGCCGCGGCCTTCGAGCAGCAGGCCGGCGGTGCGGCCACCGGCCTGCGCGCCGCGCTGGCGCGCACGCTGCAGGCGCTGGACCTTGATGACGCCGCCGCGGCCTTTCGTGCCATCGCCCATGCCAACCCGGGTGGCCTGGGCCAGGCACCGCAGCAGGACGTGCATGCGGCGCCCACGCTGGGCCTGCGCGAGGCCATGGCCCTGGCGGCCCACCGCGACTTCATCGCACGGCAATACCAATCGGACTTTGCGGCCCTGTTCGACATCGGCCTGCCGGCCCTGCCTTCCTCGTTTTCACTGATGGCGGACGGCACGGCCGCTGAAACCAGCGCTGCGGTGCAGGCGGTCTACCTGGCCTGGCTGGCCGCGGTGCCCGATTCACACATTGTGCGCAAGCACGGCGAGGCCGTGGCACACAGTGTCATGACCGCGGCGCAAGGCTGGCAGTGCTCTGCCGCGGCCCAAGCGGGCCAGCTGGACGCAGACCCGGCCTTCATCGCCTGGGACGAAGCGCTGAAATCCCGGCGCATCAACCCCGGTACGACGGCCGATCTGACGGTGGCCACGCTGCTGCTGCACGGCCTGCAGGCCCTGTTGCAGCAGCCCTGGCCGGCATGGCACGGAACGTGA
- the fae gene encoding formaldehyde-activating enzyme, whose amino-acid sequence MAKIDRMMVGESLVGDGNEVAHIDLLIGPRGSPAEAAFANALTNNKDGFTSLLAVVAPNLLTKPATVMFNKVTIKGAKQAVQMFGPAQRGVAMAVADSVEDGTIPADEADNLFVCVGVFIHWLADDDKKIQDYNYQATKEAIARAVSGSPTAAEVVSKKGSAAHPFAAQ is encoded by the coding sequence ATGGCAAAGATTGATCGCATGATGGTCGGCGAGTCGCTCGTCGGCGACGGCAACGAAGTTGCTCACATCGACCTGCTGATCGGGCCGCGCGGCTCCCCGGCCGAGGCCGCGTTCGCCAATGCGCTGACCAACAACAAGGACGGCTTCACCTCGCTGCTGGCCGTCGTGGCGCCCAACCTGCTGACCAAGCCGGCCACGGTGATGTTCAACAAGGTCACCATCAAGGGTGCCAAGCAGGCGGTGCAGATGTTCGGTCCGGCCCAGCGCGGCGTGGCCATGGCGGTGGCCGATTCGGTGGAAGACGGCACCATCCCCGCCGACGAGGCCGACAACCTGTTCGTCTGCGTCGGCGTGTTCATCCACTGGCTGGCCGACGACGACAAGAAGATCCAGGACTACAACTACCAGGCCACCAAGGAAGCCATCGCCCGTGCGGTGAGCGGCTCGCCGACCGCGGCTGAAGTGGTGTCCAAGAAGGGCTCTGCCGCCCACCCGTTCGCGGCGCAGTAA
- a CDS encoding dihydroneopterin aldolase, with translation MDIIFIEGFTGHTVIGIHDSELHVAQPLVIDVHAGVPRARACDTDRIGDTIDYSVVRERLQQLMAHHKLQLLEAFAEAIADMLLLDFGARWVRVRVVKPRKFDDVQAVGVQIERDAADLPVAPNSDARQAAVIQLLGSGLVPGRRE, from the coding sequence ATGGACATCATCTTCATCGAGGGCTTCACCGGCCACACCGTCATCGGCATCCACGACAGCGAGCTGCACGTGGCGCAGCCGCTGGTCATCGACGTGCATGCCGGCGTGCCGCGCGCCCGCGCCTGCGACACCGACCGCATTGGCGACACCATCGACTACAGCGTGGTGCGCGAGCGCCTGCAGCAGCTGATGGCCCACCACAAGCTGCAGTTGCTGGAAGCCTTTGCAGAGGCCATCGCCGACATGCTGCTGCTGGACTTCGGCGCCCGCTGGGTGCGGGTGAGGGTGGTCAAGCCGCGCAAGTTCGACGACGTGCAGGCCGTGGGCGTGCAAATCGAGCGCGACGCCGCCGACCTGCCCGTTGCCCCGAACAGCGATGCCCGCCAGGCCGCGGTGATCCAGCTGCTGGGCAGCGGCCTGGTGCCTGGTCGCAGGGAATGA
- a CDS encoding sigma-54-dependent Fis family transcriptional regulator, producing MTLVLPGHDRHADRILDVVRNGLTDPSNDLVTRSWARCLNEYQLHPEHPREPAIISQAAMQSRFERQADVIECARYEMTTLYQQLGDADSAVVLTDTDGAIVHMVSSPEFAAEAAPLGLRVGAVWSEREAGTNGMGTCLASGAPVSIRREDHFFSQYTSLTCSAVPVFDPSGEIAAVLDVTSRSSLMQQHLLVLLGMTARMIENRLIDRRFSNAHPLHFHSRPEFVYTLHEGKLAVDGDGRILAANRSALFQLGLQSVDEVRSRRIEDLFQTSLEDMLQRSSSSSFHPVVTYRANAALRFFAVARQPASEAAPAPARGARSLGNAVQPAAAQIAGPSAGALAPGAVPGRAAPRPGKPCAPGITFKDQRLATQLQTARRVIARQTPILLRGETGAGKEVFAKAVHEGSPHAHGNFVAVNCASLPETLIESELFGYRAGAFTGAQRTGRRGKILQADGGTLFLDEIADMPLELQARLLRVLDERQVTPLGTEETHPVDFQLISASHGHLPDLVREGRFREDLYYRLAGIELTLPPLRERSDKRELIHNLLATESGGDGVLSPEAERLLLEHPWPGNIRQLRHVLRSAAALADGKPIGREHLPSLFADGAPCAGSKPAVIAPPVPAAPAANGISFAGASPEPAAEAAPEPALPKLNPIQANERQVLLQMLEQHRWNVSNVAKALDVSRNTLYRKLHKLHIEISHPER from the coding sequence ATGACACTGGTGCTGCCAGGCCACGATCGCCACGCTGACCGCATTCTCGATGTCGTCCGCAATGGTTTGACCGACCCCAGCAACGACCTGGTGACGCGTTCCTGGGCCCGTTGCCTGAACGAGTACCAGCTGCACCCCGAGCATCCGCGCGAGCCGGCCATCATCTCGCAGGCGGCGATGCAAAGCCGCTTCGAGCGCCAGGCCGACGTCATCGAATGTGCCCGCTACGAGATGACCACGCTGTACCAGCAGCTGGGCGATGCCGATTCGGCCGTGGTGCTGACCGATACCGACGGCGCCATCGTGCACATGGTGTCTTCGCCCGAATTCGCGGCCGAGGCCGCGCCGCTGGGCCTGCGCGTGGGCGCGGTGTGGAGCGAGCGCGAGGCCGGCACCAACGGCATGGGCACCTGCCTGGCCTCGGGCGCCCCGGTGTCCATCCGCCGCGAAGACCACTTCTTCAGCCAGTACACCAGCCTGACGTGCTCGGCGGTGCCGGTGTTCGACCCGTCGGGCGAGATCGCCGCGGTGCTGGACGTCACCAGCCGCAGCTCCCTGATGCAGCAGCACCTGCTGGTGCTGCTGGGCATGACGGCGCGCATGATCGAGAACCGGCTCATCGACCGCCGCTTCAGCAATGCGCATCCGCTGCACTTCCACAGCCGGCCCGAGTTCGTCTACACGCTGCATGAAGGCAAGCTGGCCGTGGACGGCGATGGCCGCATCCTGGCCGCCAACCGCAGCGCGCTGTTTCAACTGGGTCTGCAGTCGGTGGACGAGGTGCGTTCGCGCCGCATCGAAGACCTGTTCCAGACCTCGCTCGAAGACATGCTGCAACGCAGCAGCAGCTCCTCCTTCCACCCGGTGGTGACCTACCGCGCCAATGCGGCGCTGCGCTTCTTCGCGGTCGCGCGGCAGCCGGCTTCCGAGGCGGCGCCGGCCCCGGCACGTGGCGCGCGCAGTCTGGGTAATGCGGTGCAGCCGGCCGCCGCGCAGATCGCGGGCCCGTCGGCCGGCGCGTTGGCCCCCGGGGCCGTGCCCGGCCGCGCCGCGCCGCGCCCCGGCAAGCCTTGCGCACCCGGCATCACCTTCAAGGACCAGCGACTGGCCACCCAGCTGCAGACCGCCCGCCGCGTGATCGCGCGGCAGACGCCCATCCTGCTGCGCGGCGAAACCGGCGCCGGCAAGGAGGTGTTCGCCAAGGCCGTGCACGAAGGCAGCCCGCATGCCCACGGCAACTTCGTGGCCGTCAACTGCGCCAGCCTGCCCGAGACGCTGATCGAGAGCGAGCTGTTCGGCTACCGCGCCGGCGCCTTCACCGGCGCGCAGCGCACCGGCCGCCGCGGCAAGATCCTGCAGGCCGATGGCGGCACGCTGTTCCTCGACGAGATCGCCGACATGCCGCTGGAGCTGCAGGCCCGCCTGCTGAGGGTGCTGGACGAGCGGCAGGTGACGCCGCTGGGCACCGAAGAGACTCACCCGGTGGACTTCCAGCTCATCAGCGCCAGCCATGGCCACCTGCCGGATCTGGTGCGCGAAGGCCGCTTCCGCGAAGACCTGTACTACCGCCTGGCCGGCATCGAGCTCACGCTGCCGCCGCTGCGTGAACGCAGCGACAAGCGCGAGCTGATCCACAACCTGCTGGCCACCGAAAGCGGCGGCGATGGCGTGCTGAGCCCCGAGGCCGAGCGCCTGCTGCTGGAGCACCCGTGGCCGGGCAACATCCGCCAGCTGCGCCATGTGCTGCGCAGCGCCGCGGCGCTGGCCGATGGCAAGCCCATCGGCCGCGAGCACCTGCCTTCGCTGTTTGCCGATGGCGCGCCGTGCGCCGGCAGCAAGCCCGCGGTCATCGCGCCGCCGGTGCCTGCGGCCCCGGCAGCCAATGGCATCTCGTTCGCGGGCGCCAGCCCCGAACCCGCCGCCGAAGCCGCGCCCGAGCCCGCGCTGCCCAAGCTCAACCCGATACAGGCCAACGAGCGGCAGGTGCTGCTGCAGATGCTGGAGCAGCACCGTTGGAACGTCAGCAATGTCGCCAAGGCGCTCGATGTCAGCCGCAACACCCTCTACCGCAAGCTCCACAAGCTCCACATCGAGATCTCGCACCCTGAGCGCTGA
- a CDS encoding flavoprotein — translation MSAATPSTASSTSSTSRSRTLSADTPDDDLPAVPATPRSRFAWCITGSGHYLDESLALAKRLPQVDLFLSAAGEEVLEIYKLPLDELRQHFRVLRDKTRSAAPVGMLYDDVYHTVVVAPATSNTVAKCAFGISDSLPTNMFAQAGKLRIPGIVFACDTEPVVVTKSPHDWVTLRPRRIELENVERLRQIDYCHVVASPAELEAVLDARLKELNLAWNTSSS, via the coding sequence ATGTCAGCCGCAACACCCTCTACCGCAAGCTCCACAAGCTCCACATCGAGATCTCGCACCCTGAGCGCTGACACGCCTGACGACGACCTGCCGGCGGTGCCGGCCACACCGCGCTCGCGCTTTGCGTGGTGCATCACCGGCTCCGGCCACTACCTGGACGAATCGCTGGCGCTGGCCAAGCGCCTGCCGCAGGTCGACCTGTTCCTCTCCGCCGCGGGCGAAGAGGTGCTGGAGATCTACAAGCTGCCGCTGGACGAGCTGCGCCAGCACTTCCGCGTGCTGCGCGACAAGACCCGCAGCGCGGCGCCGGTGGGCATGCTGTACGACGACGTCTATCACACGGTGGTGGTGGCGCCGGCCACCAGCAACACCGTGGCCAAGTGCGCCTTCGGCATCAGCGACAGCCTGCCCACCAACATGTTTGCGCAGGCAGGCAAGCTGCGCATCCCCGGCATCGTGTTTGCATGTGACACGGAGCCGGTGGTCGTCACCAAGTCGCCGCACGACTGGGTGACGCTGCGGCCGCGGCGCATCGAGCTCGAGAACGTGGAGCGCCTGCGCCAGATCGACTACTGCCACGTGGTGGCATCGCCGGCCGAACTGGAGGCGGTGCTCGACGCCCGCCTGAAGGAACTGAACCTCGCATGGAACACATCGTCTTCCTGA
- a CDS encoding DUF6513 domain-containing protein encodes MEHIVFLTGRLAQPSLERVLSAIDNAPFTWETRDIGLQVAGLMTADMVRRRLPVPVVADRIIVPGRCRGDVEALSAHYGMPVQRGPEELKDLPRFFNRAAKAVDLSEYEVAIFAEIVDAPRLTVAQIVERAQAYQADGADVIDLGSLPDTPFGHLAESVQALKALGLQVSVDAVDPQDLLRGGRAGADYLLSLTLDTLWVADEVAATPVLIPRTPTDEDSLHQAVRLMQQRGKPFIADAILDPIPFGLAASIVRYHRLRETFPDVAIMMGVGNVTELTEADTSGINAVLFGLCAELDVAAVLTTQVSGHARRAVREADWARRIMHAARSRQMLPKGLNDALMTVHDKHPFPDAPAEIAATAAQVRDPNFRVQVSAQGLHVYNRDGLRTGQGAFELWPQLGLQHDAPHAFYMGVELAHAEIAWRLGKRYVQDQPLAWGCAVEQAPQDTSGWCAPGTTMPTSPSSRTGRARGDVTQAVKDE; translated from the coding sequence ATGGAACACATCGTCTTCCTGACCGGCCGCCTGGCGCAGCCGAGCCTGGAACGTGTGCTGAGCGCGATCGACAACGCCCCCTTCACCTGGGAGACGCGTGACATCGGCCTGCAGGTGGCCGGCCTGATGACCGCCGACATGGTGCGCCGCCGCCTGCCCGTGCCGGTGGTGGCCGACCGCATCATCGTGCCGGGCCGCTGCCGTGGCGATGTGGAGGCCTTGTCGGCCCACTACGGCATGCCGGTGCAGCGTGGGCCTGAAGAGCTGAAGGACCTGCCGCGCTTTTTCAACCGCGCGGCCAAGGCGGTGGACCTGAGTGAGTACGAGGTGGCCATCTTTGCCGAGATCGTCGATGCACCGCGGCTGACGGTGGCGCAGATCGTCGAACGCGCCCAGGCCTACCAGGCGGACGGCGCCGACGTGATCGACCTTGGCAGCCTGCCCGACACGCCCTTCGGCCACCTGGCCGAAAGCGTGCAGGCGCTCAAGGCGCTGGGCCTGCAGGTGAGCGTGGACGCGGTTGATCCGCAGGACCTGCTGCGCGGCGGCCGCGCTGGCGCCGACTACCTGCTGAGCCTGACGCTGGACACGCTGTGGGTGGCCGACGAAGTGGCCGCCACGCCGGTGCTGATTCCGCGCACGCCCACCGACGAAGACTCGCTGCACCAGGCGGTGCGGCTGATGCAGCAGCGCGGCAAGCCCTTCATCGCCGATGCCATCCTCGACCCCATCCCCTTCGGCCTGGCCGCGTCCATCGTGCGCTACCACCGGCTGCGCGAGACCTTCCCGGACGTGGCCATCATGATGGGCGTGGGCAACGTGACCGAGCTGACCGAGGCCGATACCAGCGGCATCAACGCGGTGTTGTTCGGCCTGTGCGCCGAACTGGACGTGGCGGCGGTGCTCACCACCCAGGTCAGCGGCCATGCCCGGCGCGCGGTGCGCGAGGCCGACTGGGCACGCCGCATCATGCATGCGGCGCGCAGCCGGCAGATGCTGCCCAAGGGCCTGAACGATGCCTTGATGACGGTGCACGACAAGCACCCCTTCCCGGATGCGCCGGCCGAGATCGCCGCCACCGCGGCGCAGGTGCGCGACCCCAACTTCCGGGTGCAGGTGTCGGCCCAGGGCCTGCATGTGTACAACCGAGACGGCCTGCGCACCGGGCAGGGCGCCTTCGAGCTGTGGCCGCAGCTGGGCCTGCAGCACGATGCGCCGCATGCCTTCTACATGGGCGTCGAGCTGGCGCATGCCGAGATCGCCTGGCGGCTGGGCAAGCGCTATGTGCAGGACCAGCCGCTGGCCTGGGGCTGCGCGGTGGAACAGGCGCCGCAGGACACCAGCGGTTGGTGCGCCCCGGGCACCACCATGCCCACCAGCCCGTCCAGCCGCACAGGCCGCGCCCGCGGCGACGTCACCCAGGCGGTGAAAGATGAATGA
- a CDS encoding DUF447 domain-containing protein gives MNDLIYEAVVTTVSPTGTPHVAPMGVRYVQGDVVLMPFKPSTTLDNIVATGHAVLNLLTDVRVLAGCVTGRKQWPVLPAEQVPGVRLRSALRHVELQLVGQQPDAERPVLRLRPVHDATHAPFIGMNRAQAAVLEGAVLVSRLRFLPSDKIDSEMQYLQIAIDKTAGPDEREAWGWLQQAIAQHRQGRAA, from the coding sequence ATGAATGACCTGATCTACGAGGCGGTGGTCACCACCGTGTCGCCCACCGGCACGCCGCATGTGGCGCCGATGGGCGTGCGCTATGTGCAGGGCGACGTGGTGCTGATGCCCTTCAAGCCCTCCACCACGCTGGACAACATCGTGGCCACCGGCCACGCGGTGCTCAACCTGTTGACCGACGTGCGGGTGCTGGCCGGCTGCGTCACCGGCCGCAAGCAGTGGCCGGTGCTGCCGGCCGAGCAGGTGCCCGGCGTGCGGCTGCGCAGCGCGCTGCGCCATGTGGAGCTTCAGCTGGTGGGCCAGCAGCCCGACGCCGAGCGCCCGGTGCTGCGCTTGCGGCCGGTGCACGATGCCACGCACGCGCCCTTCATCGGCATGAACCGTGCGCAGGCCGCGGTGCTGGAAGGCGCGGTGCTGGTGAGCCGGCTGCGCTTTCTGCCGTCCGACAAGATCGACAGCGAGATGCAGTACCTGCAGATCGCCATCGACAAGACCGCCGGCCCCGACGAGCGCGAGGCCTGGGGCTGGCTGCAGCAGGCCATTGCGCAGCACCGGCAGGGGCGGGCGGCATGA
- a CDS encoding (5-formylfuran-3-yl)methyl phosphate synthase translates to MSFHLSRQEGLRLLVSVRTVEEAWQAAEGGADFIDLKEPRAGALGGLPEATLRAIVQSLRSGGSTLAISATIGDLPLTDLPAVMTRVHAVAACGVDIVKVGIPRTADGAPAMAALDALAACGHAIVPVFIADQGLDAAVVAHAAALGPRLAGVMVDTQDKLAGSLFDAMPMADLRHFVHTLRAAGQLVGLAGALRLQHLPAVLSLAPDFAGFRSAVCAGDRRGALEVARVRALRQALPSLATPGQAQVIDLRS, encoded by the coding sequence ATGAGCTTTCACCTGTCTAGACAAGAGGGCCTGCGCCTGCTGGTCAGCGTGCGCACGGTGGAAGAGGCGTGGCAGGCGGCCGAAGGCGGCGCCGACTTCATCGACCTGAAGGAGCCGCGGGCCGGGGCACTGGGTGGCTTGCCCGAAGCCACGCTGCGGGCCATCGTGCAGTCGCTGCGAAGCGGCGGCAGCACGCTGGCGATCAGCGCCACCATCGGCGACCTGCCGCTCACTGACCTGCCCGCCGTGATGACCCGGGTGCATGCGGTGGCCGCCTGCGGCGTCGACATCGTGAAGGTAGGCATCCCGCGCACGGCCGATGGGGCGCCGGCCATGGCCGCGCTCGATGCGCTGGCCGCCTGCGGCCATGCCATCGTGCCGGTGTTCATCGCCGACCAGGGGCTGGACGCAGCCGTGGTGGCCCATGCCGCCGCGCTGGGCCCGCGGCTGGCCGGGGTGATGGTGGACACGCAGGACAAACTGGCCGGCAGCCTGTTCGATGCGATGCCGATGGCCGACCTGCGCCACTTCGTGCACACCCTCCGCGCGGCCGGCCAGCTGGTGGGCCTGGCCGGCGCGCTGCGGCTGCAGCACCTGCCGGCGGTGCTGTCGCTGGCGCCCGACTTCGCAGGCTTCCGCTCCGCGGTGTGCGCGGGCGACCGGCGGGGTGCGCTGGAGGTGGCGCGGGTGAGGGCGCTGCGGCAGGCGCTGCCGAGCCTGGCGACGCCAGGCCAGGCGCAGGTCATAGATTTGCGTTCTTGA
- a CDS encoding LamG-like jellyroll fold domain-containing protein, with translation MSDINKAPADQGTVREELGLTTDRRAMLRGAAGLSALAAGGLLGAVDTAEAAEPSVVTSFAIAVLPDTQFYSRYATTDEGQQFQSNYGSTPFDAQTDWIARHAQAFNIPFVIHLGDVVDQQNKPNQWRVADAAMQKLETAGVPYSILAGNHDVINDYDYHRPSDQGFGTDAQRNLASEPYLQWFPKQRAARQSTFLERDPSGFHEAHVFQAHGVQFMVLSLSWRISDAGIAWARGVIQRNPTLPVILSNHQLLNIAADGNSPQETDYGLMLWDKLIRDNDQIFMTLNGHHHGAAYLRKYNNFGNEVHQMVVDYQMDYQGGNAMMRLYEVDFTRNRIDVMSFSPWVVQKPKAKLNQFDFAELTQPNQRFTIPVNFKKRFAGFLRWKPTASTTGAPILPRVRTELLAGYVEPTRPVVRPPAHVDDYPLAPDTYAHWRAPVGITEGKVVQPGDTLPDVAGGFDMTRTALLPQAQAGDVVWSTDRHYLSSAAGSVLFRNTDKTVGRISAFLTAAGAGVNGRSFWDGYTIEAFVKIPADWDASKHRWANLLGRCGNRGRVPGGYRGGDPEASSVLFAISNLREVQWEVVPASNSQYAQTNWSGELIRNTWYHVAVVNDPATATTTLYVEGAPVLRNVARAATGTRSQNPPQPWILGAGWWDGVLDDGFYGWIGELRLVGRPLPPQQWLTARRG, from the coding sequence ATGAGCGACATCAACAAGGCACCGGCAGACCAGGGCACGGTGAGGGAGGAACTTGGCCTGACGACGGACCGGCGCGCCATGCTGCGCGGCGCGGCCGGCCTGTCGGCACTGGCAGCCGGCGGCCTGCTGGGCGCGGTGGACACGGCCGAGGCCGCGGAACCCAGCGTGGTCACCAGCTTCGCCATCGCGGTGCTGCCCGACACGCAGTTTTATTCCCGCTACGCCACCACCGACGAAGGCCAGCAGTTCCAGAGCAACTACGGCTCCACGCCCTTCGACGCGCAGACCGACTGGATCGCCCGCCACGCACAGGCCTTCAACATCCCCTTCGTCATCCACCTGGGCGACGTGGTGGACCAGCAGAACAAGCCCAACCAGTGGCGCGTGGCCGATGCCGCGATGCAGAAGCTGGAGACGGCCGGTGTGCCGTACTCGATCCTGGCCGGCAACCACGACGTCATCAACGACTACGACTACCACCGCCCCTCGGACCAGGGGTTCGGCACCGACGCGCAGCGCAACCTGGCTTCCGAGCCCTACCTGCAATGGTTCCCCAAGCAGCGCGCGGCGCGCCAGTCCACCTTCCTGGAGCGTGATCCTTCGGGCTTCCATGAGGCCCATGTGTTCCAGGCCCATGGCGTGCAGTTCATGGTGCTGTCGCTGTCCTGGCGCATCTCCGATGCAGGCATTGCCTGGGCACGCGGCGTGATCCAACGAAATCCCACGCTGCCGGTGATCCTCAGCAACCACCAGCTGCTCAACATCGCGGCCGATGGCAACAGCCCGCAGGAGACCGATTACGGCCTGATGCTGTGGGACAAGCTGATCCGCGACAACGACCAGATCTTCATGACGCTGAACGGCCACCACCACGGGGCCGCCTACCTGCGCAAGTACAACAACTTCGGCAACGAGGTCCACCAGATGGTGGTGGACTATCAGATGGACTACCAGGGCGGCAACGCCATGATGCGGCTGTACGAGGTGGACTTCACCCGCAACCGCATCGACGTGATGTCGTTCTCGCCCTGGGTGGTGCAAAAGCCCAAGGCCAAGCTCAACCAGTTCGACTTCGCCGAGCTGACCCAGCCCAACCAGCGCTTCACCATCCCGGTGAACTTCAAGAAGCGTTTCGCTGGCTTCCTGCGCTGGAAGCCAACCGCTTCGACCACCGGCGCCCCCATCCTGCCGCGCGTGCGCACCGAGCTGCTGGCGGGTTATGTGGAGCCCACCCGGCCGGTGGTGCGCCCGCCCGCGCATGTGGACGACTACCCGCTGGCGCCCGACACCTATGCGCACTGGCGCGCGCCGGTGGGCATCACCGAAGGCAAGGTGGTGCAGCCGGGCGACACCCTGCCCGACGTGGCCGGTGGCTTCGACATGACGCGCACCGCACTGCTGCCACAGGCCCAGGCCGGCGACGTGGTGTGGTCCACCGACCGCCACTACCTGTCGTCGGCCGCGGGCAGCGTGCTGTTCCGCAATACCGACAAGACGGTGGGCCGCATCAGCGCCTTCCTCACCGCGGCGGGTGCCGGCGTCAATGGCCGCAGCTTCTGGGACGGCTACACCATCGAGGCCTTCGTCAAGATTCCCGCCGACTGGGACGCCAGCAAGCATCGCTGGGCCAACCTGCTGGGCCGCTGCGGCAATCGCGGCAGGGTGCCGGGTGGCTACCGCGGCGGCGACCCTGAAGCCTCCAGCGTGCTGTTCGCCATCTCCAACCTGCGCGAAGTGCAGTGGGAGGTGGTGCCCGCCAGCAACTCGCAGTACGCGCAGACCAACTGGTCGGGCGAGCTGATCCGCAACACCTGGTACCACGTGGCGGTGGTCAACGACCCCGCCACTGCCACCACCACCTTGTACGTGGAAGGTGCGCCGGTGCTGCGCAACGTGGCCCGTGCCGCCACCGGCACCCGCTCGCAGAACCCGCCGCAGCCCTGGATCCTGGGCGCCGGCTGGTGGGACGGCGTGCTGGACGACGGCTTCTACGGCTGGATCGGCGAGCTGCGCCTGGTGGGCCGCCCGCTGCCCCCGCAGCAGTGGCTGACCGCCCGCCGCGGCTGA